From one [Ruminococcus] lactaris ATCC 29176 genomic stretch:
- a CDS encoding InlB B-repeat-containing protein gives MRKRKTGALAVLLVFMMAFANIFGMMPAISVAAQEEKQQEVTVERASELVYGEQYLLVGGTAGKTSGSEDDLYAVVGATTHSGSKAGSVLDKVEVSGLDFSDAENQLTAQETNLWTAVEGENGTVALYNKASNKYMHFESGNRAVTLTDEATYYEAVLTDHHAAGKALAFRLGTWYLNFSESQNGFCAYDASTYSQNETKDTNQYAFYHVKKAEVSTTSTVTRATAITAGKKYMLVGGDSKSSTYQAVTAQTHAGSKVNSVLTGAEIAGLDLSDLSNEVTVSNEYLWTVKAGSTEGTVALYNEAAGKYLNFAEGARPVTLGDEPTEFALAQTDHHVAGIAAAFHLNNYYLNYSDSQNGFCAYDESTYSQNETKDTNQYALYEVKSGVTPTPTPDPDPSEGDAKATLLFCSDFQTGTEVSPYQSVSDVPESLTSVMTNISKAIYDDGVTKIDRVLAVGDYTAYTGRYNYDADATIGIQAFKNIIQNRWTDTDQFLFIQGNHDQANYPFDEGANEYEDYIVYCINTTYNSSEMGGFPWMQGSTGSEAQVKKAAQKLGDYLEGCITAGETRPIFIMVHLPLHFSGRTSSLYGNGDNLYSSYLFDVINTAAEDLDIVYLYGHNHSKGWDNYIGGSRVFKRPGDTILIPDLTKKSGSTTDSYTKEELNFTYMNAGYIGYFHDATAADELTATVCRIYDDKLVLSRYSEDGLIDIGSVGKNNTRYNDSAMIPATELTQATASPVQIDLNQVAVPSVTLEAASGKVGEKVALKATVKHIKASSYKWSIEDPAIADLTAEENTADVFCKKAGSTNVKVTVTDTDGNTTVGQAVLEVSYDQTAGASAKIQDADGNGVTTAGKNERMILKGALSGIPEVVSYKWSVSDPELAELEDADSAETAVTFKGKGEVTVTLLVTYKDAQGQQQTVTADTKVTVSEIPTYKRAAEMEPGKSYLIIGSSGKALNAEISPVGGVACIAGTEMQTADLGNAGDVIKGEYSALLWTIEKDANGQYTLYNKAAKKYLSLSASERNVNLTDTPVKLSVEKGALSNGSGFCVAFYNGTMYLNHSKSKQAYCGYSGETVTNANNQFAIYELVGGEAVKTTYTVTFNSWGGSAVAAQTVEKGAKVTEPSAPTLEGYTFAGWYTDEACTTQWNFATGVVDRNLELYAKWNEIEVPEPVIDTAELQKLVDEMDRVDLEKYEKDAAYDAFVAALQNAKAVLTDPESEQAVAEAKAALTEAYANLKLIEMPEPEPTPEPTPEPEPTPEPTPEPTPTPGKDDKTPGTDKNDKTSGTDKNDKTSGTGKDNKNPGKGTTTTTPAKDSSKVVPTGDSTEGMMVVLCMMAAAAGVIVIRKKSAEK, from the coding sequence ATGAGGAAAAGGAAGACGGGTGCGTTAGCTGTATTGCTGGTATTTATGATGGCATTTGCCAATATATTTGGCATGATGCCGGCAATCAGTGTGGCGGCACAGGAAGAAAAGCAACAGGAAGTAACGGTAGAGAGGGCATCAGAGCTGGTATATGGTGAGCAGTATCTTCTTGTCGGAGGAACAGCGGGCAAGACTTCGGGCAGCGAAGATGATCTATACGCAGTGGTTGGTGCAACAACCCACAGTGGCAGCAAAGCAGGCAGTGTACTTGATAAAGTAGAAGTTTCCGGGCTGGATTTTTCAGATGCTGAAAACCAGCTTACAGCACAGGAAACGAATCTGTGGACAGCAGTCGAGGGCGAAAATGGAACGGTTGCACTTTACAATAAGGCTTCAAATAAATATATGCACTTTGAGTCAGGGAACAGAGCTGTGACACTGACAGATGAAGCAACTTATTATGAAGCAGTTCTGACAGATCATCACGCAGCGGGAAAGGCTCTGGCTTTTCGTCTTGGAACATGGTATCTGAACTTTTCCGAAAGCCAGAATGGATTCTGTGCTTACGATGCATCGACCTATTCACAGAATGAGACAAAGGATACAAACCAGTATGCCTTCTATCATGTGAAAAAGGCAGAAGTGTCAACCACAAGCACCGTTACCCGTGCTACAGCGATTACTGCAGGTAAGAAATATATGCTGGTAGGTGGAGATTCCAAGAGCAGTACATATCAGGCAGTTACTGCACAGACTCATGCAGGCAGCAAGGTGAACAGCGTCCTGACGGGAGCGGAGATTGCAGGACTGGATCTTTCAGACCTGTCGAATGAAGTGACAGTAAGTAACGAGTATCTTTGGACAGTGAAGGCCGGCAGTACAGAAGGTACTGTAGCACTTTATAATGAAGCTGCAGGCAAATATCTGAATTTTGCAGAGGGAGCAAGACCGGTTACTTTAGGGGATGAACCTACAGAGTTTGCTCTTGCACAGACAGATCATCATGTGGCAGGTATTGCAGCAGCATTCCATTTGAATAATTACTATCTGAATTATTCAGATAGTCAGAATGGATTCTGTGCTTACGATGAATCGACCTATTCACAGAATGAGACAAAGGATACAAACCAGTATGCATTATATGAAGTGAAATCCGGTGTAACTCCGACTCCAACTCCGGATCCTGATCCGTCAGAGGGAGATGCAAAGGCGACACTTTTGTTCTGCTCTGATTTCCAGACGGGTACAGAAGTATCACCGTATCAGAGCGTATCGGACGTGCCGGAAAGTCTGACTTCTGTTATGACGAATATTTCAAAAGCAATCTATGATGATGGTGTTACAAAGATTGACCGTGTACTGGCAGTAGGAGATTATACAGCATATACAGGACGGTACAATTATGATGCAGATGCGACGATCGGTATTCAGGCATTTAAAAATATCATTCAGAACCGCTGGACGGATACAGATCAGTTCCTGTTTATCCAGGGAAATCATGATCAGGCAAATTATCCGTTTGATGAGGGTGCTAATGAATATGAAGATTATATTGTGTACTGTATCAATACGACTTATAATTCTTCAGAAATGGGTGGATTCCCATGGATGCAGGGAAGTACAGGAAGTGAAGCACAGGTAAAGAAAGCAGCTCAGAAGCTTGGTGATTATCTGGAAGGCTGTATTACAGCCGGAGAGACACGCCCGATTTTCATTATGGTGCATCTGCCACTGCATTTCAGCGGGCGTACAAGTTCTCTTTATGGAAATGGGGATAATCTGTATTCTTCCTATTTGTTTGATGTGATCAATACAGCCGCAGAAGATTTGGATATTGTATACCTTTATGGTCATAACCATTCTAAAGGATGGGACAATTATATCGGTGGTTCACGTGTGTTCAAACGGCCTGGAGATACGATTTTGATCCCGGATCTTACAAAGAAGAGCGGTAGTACAACTGACAGTTATACAAAAGAAGAACTTAATTTTACTTATATGAATGCCGGATATATCGGATATTTCCATGATGCGACAGCAGCAGATGAGCTGACAGCTACCGTATGCCGGATTTATGATGATAAGCTGGTTTTAAGCAGATATTCAGAAGACGGACTGATTGATATTGGATCTGTTGGTAAGAATAATACGAGATATAATGATTCAGCAATGATTCCGGCAACAGAACTGACACAGGCAACGGCAAGTCCGGTTCAGATCGATCTGAATCAGGTAGCTGTACCAAGTGTAACTCTTGAGGCAGCAAGTGGTAAAGTTGGTGAAAAGGTTGCATTGAAGGCAACAGTCAAGCATATCAAAGCATCCTCTTATAAGTGGAGTATAGAAGATCCGGCGATTGCAGATCTGACTGCAGAAGAAAATACAGCAGACGTCTTCTGCAAGAAAGCCGGAAGTACGAACGTAAAAGTTACAGTGACAGATACAGACGGAAATACGACAGTTGGACAGGCGGTGCTGGAAGTAAGTTATGACCAGACTGCAGGTGCATCAGCAAAAATTCAGGATGCGGATGGAAATGGAGTAACAACTGCAGGAAAGAATGAAAGAATGATCCTTAAAGGAGCATTATCTGGAATACCGGAAGTAGTTTCTTATAAGTGGTCAGTATCTGATCCTGAACTTGCAGAGCTTGAAGATGCTGATTCTGCAGAGACGGCTGTAACATTTAAAGGAAAAGGTGAAGTGACCGTAACTCTGCTGGTTACGTATAAAGATGCACAGGGACAGCAGCAGACAGTGACAGCGGATACAAAAGTTACTGTATCGGAAATTCCGACATATAAGCGAGCAGCAGAGATGGAACCAGGAAAGAGTTACCTCATCATTGGTTCTTCAGGAAAAGCTTTAAATGCAGAGATCAGTCCGGTTGGCGGAGTCGCATGTATTGCAGGAACAGAAATGCAGACAGCAGATCTGGGCAACGCAGGTGATGTTATAAAAGGGGAGTATAGTGCGTTACTTTGGACAATCGAGAAAGATGCGAACGGACAGTATACCCTTTATAATAAAGCAGCGAAAAAATATCTTTCTTTAAGTGCATCAGAGCGAAATGTGAATCTGACAGATACGCCAGTGAAGCTGTCAGTAGAAAAAGGAGCATTAAGTAATGGCAGCGGTTTCTGTGTGGCATTTTACAATGGAACAATGTATCTGAACCACTCCAAATCCAAGCAGGCATATTGCGGATATTCAGGTGAGACGGTTACAAATGCAAATAATCAGTTCGCAATTTACGAACTGGTAGGGGGAGAAGCAGTCAAGACTACTTATACGGTTACATTTAACAGCTGGGGTGGAAGTGCTGTAGCTGCCCAGACCGTTGAAAAAGGAGCAAAGGTGACAGAGCCTTCAGCACCGACATTAGAAGGATATACATTTGCAGGATGGTATACAGATGAAGCATGTACCACGCAATGGAATTTTGCGACAGGTGTTGTGGACAGAAATCTGGAATTGTATGCAAAATGGAATGAGATTGAAGTACCGGAGCCGGTGATCGATACAGCAGAGCTTCAGAAACTGGTTGATGAAATGGATCGGGTTGATCTTGAAAAGTATGAGAAGGATGCAGCCTACGATGCATTTGTGGCAGCCCTGCAGAATGCGAAAGCAGTGCTTACAGATCCAGAGAGCGAGCAGGCAGTAGCAGAAGCGAAGGCAGCCCTGACAGAGGCATATGCAAATCTGAAGCTGATCGAGATGCCGGAACCGGAACCGACACCGGAACCGACACCGGAACCGGAACCGACACCGGAACCGACACCGGAACCGACACCGACGCCGGGCAAAGATGATAAGACTCCAGGAACAGATAAAAATGATAAGACTTCAGGAACAGATAAAAATGATAAGACTTCAGGAACAGGCAAAGATAATAAAAATCCTGGAAAGGGAACGACTACAACGACACCGGCTAAAGATAGCAGTAAGGTAGTTCCGACCGGAGACAGTACGGAAGGAATGATGGTAGTTCTGTGCATGATGGCAGCCGCAGCAGGCGTGATCGTGATCAGAAAGAAATCGGCAGAGAAGTAA
- the typA gene encoding translational GTPase TypA yields the protein MKTKREDVRNVAIIAHVDHGKTTLVDELLKQSGVFRENQEVEERVMDSNDIERERGITILSKNTAVHYNGVKINIIDTPGHADFGGEVERVLKMVNGVVLVVDAFEGAMPQTKFVLRKALELNLPVIVCINKIDRPEARPDDVIDEVLELFIDLGASDDQLECPFVYASAKAGVAVLDLSDEKQDMKPLFETILDYIPAPEGDPEAPSQMLISTIDYNEYVGRIGVGKVENGTIAVNQDMVVVNHHDPDKQQRVKIGKLYEFDGLNRVEVKEATIGAIVAVSGIADISIGDTLCSPEKPEAIPFQKISEPTISMQFIVNDSPFAGQEGKFVTSRHLRDRLFRELNTDVSLRVEETENADSFKVSGRGELHLSVLIENMRREGYEFAVSKAEVLYHTDENGKKTEPMELAYIDVPDEFTGVVIEKLGQRKGELRNMAPSNGGYTRLEFLIPARGLIGYRGEFMTDTKGNGIINTSFEGYAPYKGDIQYRKQGSLIAFETGESVTYGLYSAQERGTLFIGAGEKVYSGMVIGQNGKAEDIELNVCKTKHLTNTRSSSADEALRLTPPRILSLEQALDFIDTDELLEVTPKNLRIRKKILDSRMRKRSMINK from the coding sequence ATGAAGACAAAGCGTGAAGATGTAAGAAATGTTGCAATTATCGCCCATGTTGACCACGGTAAGACAACTCTGGTTGACGAGCTTTTAAAGCAGAGCGGTGTATTCCGTGAAAATCAGGAAGTAGAAGAACGTGTCATGGACTCCAACGATATTGAACGTGAACGTGGAATCACAATTCTTTCCAAAAATACTGCCGTACATTATAATGGGGTTAAGATCAATATCATTGATACTCCTGGTCATGCTGACTTTGGCGGAGAGGTGGAGCGTGTCCTTAAGATGGTAAATGGTGTTGTACTTGTTGTAGATGCCTTTGAGGGTGCTATGCCGCAGACCAAATTCGTATTAAGAAAAGCTCTTGAGCTGAACCTTCCGGTTATTGTATGTATCAACAAAATCGACCGCCCGGAGGCAAGACCTGACGATGTGATTGATGAGGTTCTCGAACTGTTTATTGATCTCGGTGCATCGGATGACCAGTTGGAGTGTCCTTTTGTATACGCTTCTGCAAAAGCCGGGGTTGCTGTCCTCGACCTTTCTGATGAAAAGCAGGATATGAAGCCTTTATTTGAGACGATCCTTGACTATATTCCGGCACCGGAGGGAGATCCTGAAGCTCCGTCCCAGATGCTCATCAGTACCATCGACTACAATGAATATGTTGGACGTATCGGAGTTGGTAAAGTTGAGAACGGTACGATCGCTGTCAACCAGGACATGGTTGTTGTGAATCATCATGATCCTGACAAGCAGCAGCGTGTCAAGATCGGTAAACTTTATGAGTTTGATGGTCTGAACCGTGTGGAAGTAAAAGAAGCTACCATCGGAGCAATCGTTGCCGTATCCGGTATTGCAGATATTTCCATCGGAGATACTCTCTGCTCTCCTGAGAAACCGGAGGCAATTCCTTTCCAGAAGATCTCAGAGCCTACGATCTCCATGCAGTTCATCGTAAATGACAGTCCATTTGCCGGACAGGAAGGAAAGTTCGTAACTTCCCGTCATCTTCGTGACCGTCTTTTCCGTGAGCTTAATACTGATGTCAGCCTCCGTGTAGAAGAGACTGAGAATGCCGACAGCTTCAAAGTTTCCGGTCGTGGAGAGCTTCACCTTTCTGTCCTGATCGAGAATATGCGTCGTGAAGGATATGAGTTCGCAGTAAGTAAAGCAGAAGTTCTCTACCATACAGATGAAAACGGGAAGAAGACAGAACCTATGGAGCTTGCCTATATTGATGTCCCGGATGAATTTACCGGAGTTGTCATTGAAAAACTTGGTCAGCGGAAAGGGGAACTTCGCAACATGGCACCTTCCAACGGAGGTTATACCCGTCTTGAGTTCCTGATTCCTGCACGTGGTCTGATCGGATACCGTGGTGAGTTCATGACTGATACAAAGGGAAATGGTATCATCAATACAAGTTTTGAGGGATATGCTCCATATAAAGGAGATATCCAGTACCGTAAGCAGGGATCTCTGATCGCATTCGAGACCGGTGAGTCTGTAACTTACGGACTTTACAGTGCCCAGGAACGTGGTACTCTCTTTATTGGTGCAGGTGAAAAGGTTTATTCTGGAATGGTCATCGGACAGAATGGTAAGGCAGAAGATATCGAGCTGAATGTCTGCAAGACAAAGCATCTGACCAACACCCGTTCTTCCAGTGCTGATGAGGCACTCCGCCTGACTCCGCCACGTATTTTAAGTCTGGAACAGGCACTTGATTTTATTGATACAGATGAGCTTTTGGAGGTTACTCCTAAGAATCTCCGTATCCGGAAGAAAATCCTGGATTCAAGAATGAGAAAGCGTAGTATGATCAATAAATAA
- the hpf gene encoding ribosome hibernation-promoting factor, HPF/YfiA family yields MNFIISGKNIEVTPGLKDAIEQKLGKLERYFTPETEINVTLSVEKGRQKIEVTIPVKGNIIRSEQTSDNMYVSIDLVEEVIERQLRKYKNKLVARSQGHPTSYTSTGNSFRKEFFETEDDAAEDDEIQIVRTKKFGIKPMFPEDACIQMELLGHSFFVFSNAETDEVNVVYKRKDGSFGLIEPEFS; encoded by the coding sequence ATGAATTTTATTATCAGCGGAAAAAATATTGAGGTAACACCGGGATTAAAGGATGCTATCGAACAGAAATTAGGAAAACTTGAAAGGTACTTCACTCCTGAGACAGAAATTAATGTAACTCTCAGCGTTGAAAAGGGACGTCAGAAGATCGAGGTCACAATTCCGGTAAAAGGAAATATCATTCGTTCTGAACAGACCAGTGATAATATGTATGTCTCCATTGATCTTGTGGAAGAGGTCATCGAGCGTCAGCTTCGCAAATATAAGAACAAGCTTGTAGCCCGCAGCCAGGGACATCCTACTTCCTATACATCTACCGGAAACAGCTTCAGAAAAGAATTTTTCGAGACGGAAGATGACGCAGCAGAGGATGACGAAATTCAAATCGTTCGTACAAAGAAATTCGGCATCAAGCCTATGTTCCCTGAGGATGCCTGCATCCAGATGGAATTGCTCGGACATAGTTTCTTCGTATTCTCCAATGCAGAGACTGATGAAGTAAATGTAGTATATAAAAGAAAAGATGGTTCTTTCGGTCTGATCGAGCCTGAATTTTCATAA
- a CDS encoding YigZ family protein: protein MYIIGDSKYEKNEKEQQVESYQTVYRGGMGEIIEKKSRFIAEVYPIESEEQAAQILEETRKKYWDARHHCWAYVLGRNPAAERMSDDGEPAGTAGKPILEVIRGRKLTDVLVIVTRYFGGTLLGTGGLVRAYTSAAIDGLEHSESITRIHGIKLLIRAEYTDLGKIQYLLASRDVIQLDPVYTDKVELMALVPVEQMKGLKADLMEGTNGQVVLDETVQCWFAQTEDGIRIFSEWVEE from the coding sequence ATGTATATCATAGGAGATAGCAAATATGAGAAAAATGAAAAGGAGCAACAGGTGGAAAGTTATCAGACAGTATACAGAGGCGGGATGGGAGAGATTATTGAAAAAAAATCCCGTTTTATAGCAGAAGTTTATCCGATAGAATCTGAAGAGCAGGCAGCTCAGATCCTGGAGGAGACGAGAAAAAAATATTGGGATGCAAGACATCACTGCTGGGCATATGTTCTTGGAAGAAATCCAGCTGCTGAGAGAATGAGCGATGACGGTGAACCGGCAGGGACAGCCGGAAAGCCAATCCTGGAAGTGATCCGGGGCAGAAAGCTGACGGATGTACTTGTTATCGTGACGAGATATTTTGGAGGAACACTGCTTGGAACAGGTGGACTGGTCAGGGCTTATACATCTGCGGCCATAGACGGACTGGAACATAGTGAAAGTATAACCAGAATCCATGGAATTAAACTGTTGATCCGGGCAGAGTACACAGATCTGGGGAAAATACAGTATCTGCTTGCAAGCCGGGATGTGATCCAGTTAGATCCGGTATATACAGATAAAGTGGAGTTGATGGCTTTAGTTCCGGTTGAGCAGATGAAAGGTCTGAAAGCAGATCTGATGGAAGGAACAAATGGACAGGTGGTTCTGGATGAAACGGTGCAGTGCTGGTTTGCACAGACGGAAGATGGTATCCGCATTTTTTCAGAGTGGGTGGAAGAGTAG
- a CDS encoding transglycosylase domain-containing protein: protein MNYGKSNLSRRKKRISSKKRMKKKRVGVRLFKAFVLCILLLGIVGVAAGGVFVKHVIDNTPEVTAKDILPQGYTTSIVDQNGTVLEQLKDSDSNRVYKKYDEISKYMGDAFVAIEDERFYKHNGIDLQGIIRAGVVGVTHGFHFTEGASTLTQQLIKNNVFPNFVNETNSERFERKIQEQYLALKIEKQMSKKEILEAYMNTINLGQGCLGVQTAAKRYFNKDAADLTLSECAVIAGITQSPSGNDPVKHPDVNARRREKVLNNMKKLGFINQTEYDEAMADNVYDRILETASNTQTSKPYSYFVDALIKQIVKDLVNKKGYSETQAYNLLYSGGLTITATQDADIQSICDGEVANVDNYLAGSEWGLDYALTVHHTDGTSENYSKEQLAAYISSTTGDQYPLVFSTQDAAQNAINNYKSTLNIDEAAGDTVDERIELSPQPQASVVVMDQYTGQIKAIVGGRGEKTSSLSLNRATDSYRQPGSCFKILASYAPALNENKLTLATTIDDEPYEYKNGQEVKNWDKKYIGATRVRYGIEHSMNVLAVKTLTDYVGETESYDYLLNFGFTTLTDADKNSQAKALGGLTLGVYNTELTAAYAAIANGGTYIEPTLYTQILDHDGNVLLDNTTPLSHEVIKDSTAYLLTSAMEDVVNGAGGTGGSARLSNMPVAAKTGTSQESNDLWIAAYTPYYTASVWGGYDESKTMSNLSQSWHQKLWKNIMERIQETKSLAYKDFEIPSSVVQKTICTRTGLLATGSCPSLTEYFAKDNAPTQSCSGHYVAPEPSNDDPSVEDPDNSDDPNNSANGDDPSGTNGDNSGTVPTPSEPDVQPAP from the coding sequence GTGAATTATGGAAAATCGAATCTTTCAAGAAGAAAGAAGCGGATTTCTTCTAAAAAGAGAATGAAAAAGAAACGTGTCGGTGTCCGTTTATTTAAGGCATTTGTTCTGTGCATCCTTTTGCTCGGGATCGTCGGTGTTGCCGCAGGTGGTGTGTTTGTCAAGCATGTCATTGATAATACACCGGAAGTTACCGCTAAGGATATCCTTCCTCAGGGGTATACGACATCCATTGTAGATCAGAACGGAACCGTGCTGGAACAGCTTAAAGATTCTGATTCCAACCGTGTATACAAGAAATATGACGAAATTTCCAAGTATATGGGTGATGCTTTTGTTGCCATCGAGGATGAACGTTTCTATAAGCACAACGGAATTGATCTCCAGGGAATCATCCGTGCAGGAGTTGTAGGTGTCACTCACGGCTTTCATTTCACAGAAGGTGCAAGTACTCTGACCCAGCAGCTCATTAAAAATAATGTATTCCCTAACTTTGTCAATGAGACAAATTCTGAACGTTTCGAGCGTAAGATACAGGAACAGTATCTTGCTCTCAAAATTGAAAAGCAGATGTCAAAAAAAGAAATTCTGGAAGCATACATGAATACCATCAATCTCGGTCAGGGATGTCTTGGTGTTCAGACTGCCGCAAAGCGTTATTTCAATAAAGATGCTGCAGATCTTACTCTTTCAGAATGTGCCGTTATTGCAGGAATTACCCAGAGTCCATCCGGGAATGATCCGGTCAAGCACCCGGATGTCAATGCCAGACGTCGTGAAAAAGTACTGAACAATATGAAGAAACTCGGTTTCATCAATCAGACAGAATATGACGAAGCCATGGCAGATAATGTTTACGACCGGATTTTAGAGACGGCATCCAATACGCAGACAAGCAAACCATACAGCTATTTTGTAGATGCCCTGATCAAGCAGATTGTAAAAGATCTGGTAAATAAAAAGGGCTACTCTGAAACGCAGGCTTACAACCTGCTCTACAGTGGCGGACTTACGATCACAGCTACGCAGGACGCTGATATCCAGTCGATCTGCGATGGGGAAGTTGCCAATGTAGACAATTACCTTGCCGGAAGTGAATGGGGACTTGATTACGCACTTACAGTCCATCATACAGACGGTACTTCTGAGAACTACAGTAAAGAACAGCTTGCAGCCTATATTTCCAGTACAACCGGGGATCAGTATCCTCTCGTATTCAGTACGCAGGATGCAGCCCAGAATGCAATCAACAACTATAAGAGTACCCTGAACATTGATGAGGCAGCCGGAGATACTGTAGATGAACGGATCGAGCTTTCACCACAGCCACAGGCTTCTGTCGTTGTGATGGATCAGTATACCGGACAGATCAAAGCTATAGTCGGTGGACGTGGCGAAAAGACTTCCAGTCTTTCCCTGAACCGTGCAACTGATTCTTACAGACAGCCGGGATCCTGTTTCAAGATCCTGGCATCCTATGCACCTGCCCTCAATGAAAATAAGCTGACCCTTGCTACTACGATTGATGATGAACCGTATGAATACAAGAATGGTCAGGAAGTTAAGAACTGGGATAAAAAGTATATCGGTGCAACCAGAGTCCGCTATGGAATCGAGCATTCCATGAACGTACTTGCTGTAAAGACTCTGACGGATTATGTAGGAGAAACTGAGAGTTATGACTATCTTCTCAACTTCGGATTTACAACACTGACCGATGCCGACAAAAATTCCCAGGCAAAAGCACTCGGAGGACTGACTCTCGGTGTCTACAATACAGAACTGACCGCAGCTTACGCAGCGATCGCCAATGGTGGAACTTATATAGAACCTACTCTGTATACCCAGATTCTTGACCATGATGGCAATGTTCTTCTGGATAACACCACTCCTCTGAGCCACGAAGTCATCAAAGACTCCACCGCTTATCTTCTTACCAGTGCAATGGAGGATGTTGTAAATGGTGCAGGAGGAACCGGAGGTTCGGCTCGTCTGAGCAATATGCCTGTTGCTGCAAAGACCGGTACCAGCCAGGAAAGTAATGACCTTTGGATTGCTGCCTATACACCATATTATACAGCTTCCGTATGGGGTGGATATGATGAATCAAAAACCATGAGTAACCTGAGTCAGAGCTGGCATCAGAAATTGTGGAAAAATATCATGGAACGGATTCAGGAAACGAAAAGTCTTGCATATAAAGATTTCGAAATTCCTTCTTCTGTGGTTCAGAAGACGATCTGTACCAGAACCGGACTTCTCGCTACCGGCAGTTGTCCTTCTCTGACAGAGTATTTTGCAAAAGATAATGCTCCAACCCAGAGTTGTTCCGGTCATTATGTTGCACCGGAACCTTCCAATGATGATCCTTCTGTTGAAGATCCTGATAATTCTGATGATCCGAATAACTCTGCAAATGGTGATGATCCTTCCGGAACGAACGGTGATAACAGTGGAACTGTTCCCACTCCGTCTGAACCGGATGTTCAGCCCGCACCGTAA
- a CDS encoding ROK family glucokinase, with protein MKYCFGVDIGGTTVKMGLFAENGDIRDKWEIVTKTEDEGKAILPDVAAAISGKMEEHHLTKEDIKGIGVGVPAPVTAEGVVNGSANLGWKYKEAKKELEELTGMKATFGNDANVAALGEMWKGGGAGCKNLVMVTLGTGVGGGVIVGGKIVVGQFGAGGEIGHMCVNYHETKQCGCGSYGCLEQYASATGIVRLATEKLESETRSTLLKKEELSAKAVFDAVKEGDEVATEIATEMGEYLGHALANIAAVLDPAIFVIGGGVSKAGDVLLPFIEKPFKDRAFFASQNVKFALATLGNDAGICGAAKMVLGD; from the coding sequence ATGAAGTATTGTTTTGGCGTAGATATCGGTGGTACGACAGTAAAGATGGGGTTATTTGCTGAGAATGGTGATATCAGAGATAAATGGGAAATTGTGACAAAGACAGAAGATGAAGGAAAAGCGATCCTTCCTGATGTTGCAGCAGCGATCAGCGGGAAGATGGAAGAGCATCATCTGACGAAAGAAGATATCAAGGGAATCGGAGTCGGAGTTCCTGCACCGGTTACCGCAGAAGGTGTGGTAAATGGAAGTGCCAATCTTGGATGGAAATATAAAGAAGCAAAAAAAGAACTGGAAGAGCTGACCGGAATGAAAGCCACATTTGGAAATGATGCGAATGTGGCAGCACTTGGTGAAATGTGGAAGGGCGGCGGAGCCGGATGCAAGAATCTGGTAATGGTGACGCTTGGAACAGGTGTCGGCGGTGGTGTGATCGTTGGCGGAAAAATCGTAGTCGGACAGTTCGGAGCCGGTGGAGAGATCGGTCATATGTGTGTGAATTACCATGAGACAAAGCAGTGTGGATGTGGAAGTTATGGATGCCTGGAACAGTATGCATCTGCAACGGGAATTGTCCGTCTTGCAACAGAGAAGCTGGAGTCAGAGACAAGATCAACACTTCTGAAAAAGGAAGAGCTTTCTGCAAAGGCAGTATTTGATGCTGTAAAAGAGGGGGATGAAGTTGCTACAGAGATCGCTACAGAGATGGGCGAGTATTTAGGACATGCACTTGCAAATATCGCAGCAGTGCTTGATCCGGCAATCTTTGTAATTGGCGGGGGAGTTTCCAAGGCAGGAGATGTACTGCTTCCATTTATTGAAAAGCCGTTTAAAGACAGAGCGTTCTTTGCAAGCCAGAATGTAAAATTTGCACTTGCTACATTGGGAAATGATGCAGGAATTTGCGGTGCGGCAAAGATGGTTCTGGGAGATTAA